Part of the Acidimicrobiia bacterium genome, TAGCCATCGGATACTCGACCTCCTGGCCGGGAATGTTGCCGCTCACGATCAGAGGGATGAGCGCGAGGCCCGTCGTGAGGACCGTCATGATGATGGGAACGAAGCGCTCGCTTGCCCCTTGAAGTATCAACCCAACGCCGAACTCAACACCCTCCTCGCGCTCCAGGTGTTGATAGTGGCTTATCAACATTATTCCGTTTCGAGCGACGATTCCCAGCACCGTGAAGAACCCAACGAGCGACCCCAATGAGATGACGCCGCCCGCCATATAGGCAGCGATAACTCCACCCACCAGAGCGATCGGCAGTGTGAGGAACGACAGCAAAGCGAGTCGTCCGGAACCGTACGACGCGTACAGAAGCAAGAAGACACCGACTGCCGCAATGACGGCGGTCGTCATCATCCGTCGCGAGGCGTCCTGCCGCTCACTGAACTCACCCAGGAGTTCGGCGCGGTACTCGATTGGCCATTGGAAAGACTCCAACTCATCTTCGAGGTCATCGACTACGGAACCAAGATCGCGAGTCCCATCGAGGTTTGCCCCGATGTCGATACTTCTTGACAGGTCTTGGTGATGGATCTTGTTCGGTACGGCGGCGATCCCCACTTTCGCGACGTCGCTGAGCAGCACGTACTGCCCGCTCGGAGTGTCGAGAAGGAGATTGCGCACGTCGGTGAGGCTTTGCCGCGTCTCAGGCGTGCTCCAGACCTGCACATCGTAGGCCTTGCCCTGCCAGAACACGTCCCCTGCTTCCTCCCCAGAGATCAATCGTGCAGCGGCCCGCCGGACGTCTCCGGGTTTGATGCCATAGGCCTTCGCTGCCTCTAGATCGACCTCAACGCGTATCTGGGGTATGTCCTCCTGGAACGAAACGTGGTTCTCCTTCACACCGGCGATGCCACCAAGGATCTCATTCACCTCGGCGGCCGTATCGCGCAACACCTGGAGATCAGGTCCAAACACGCGAATCGTGATCGGCTCACTCGAACCGGTCAACACTTCCCGAATCCGCTCTTTCAGATAGGTCTGGACATCCCGATAGAGCCCGGGATATCCGTCGACGGTCTCCTGGATCTTCGCCAACGTCTCGTCGTAGTCGACGGCCGGATCGACGCTGACCCAGTTCTCGCCGAAGTCGATGCCCACAACTTCGTCCATCAGAAGCGCTTGCCCGATGTGGGATCCAGCATTTCGCACGCCGGGAATGCTTAGTAGTTCGCGATTGACTTCCTCGGTGATTCTCACCATCTCAATTTGACCCGTTCCCGGCTTTGTCAGCCAGTGCATCAAGAAATCCCGTTCTTTGAACGACGGAAGCAACGATTGTCCGAGAAGCGGGACCAGTGCCACACCGACCATCGTGACGGTCGCGACCGTCGCGTAGGCACCCCTCGGATTGGCGACGAGAGGACGGAGAGAGTTCACGTAGAGCTTCTTGAGGAACGGCACGAAAGGTGATTCACGGTGGCGCAGAGATTCCGGATTCCTGAAGAAGACCAGACTCAGTGCCGGCGTTAGCGTCAGTGCAACAACCATCGACGCGAGCAATGCCAAGGCATACGAAGTGACCAACGGACGGAAGAAGGCTCCCGACAAGCCCTCCAGCATGAAGATCGGCGCTACGGCAACGATCTCGAGAAGGGTCGCGTAGACGATCGCACTTCGCACCTCGATAGATGCATCGAGAATAACTCTGGCGGTCGAGCGCGTACCACCCTGCGCGCGGTGCTCTCTGAGACGGCGTACGACATTCTCAATGTCGATGATCGCATCGTCGACGATGTCACCAAGTGCTATCACCATCCCAGCCAGGATCATCGTGTTGATCGTCGCGCCGCGCAGGTGCAACACCAGACCAGCGGCCACCAGCGACAACGGGATGGCGACGACGCTGATCAGCGCCGTTCTCCACTCGTAGAGGAACAGGCTGAGCATGAGAATCATGAGGACTGCGCCGAACAAGATCGCGGTCGACAGATTCTTTATCGACTCCTCGATGAAGGTGGCAGGGCGGAAGATCTCGGCATCGATTTCGATACCGGGCAGACCGGGTTCCAGCTGCGCAAGCGCCTCCTCGACGCCGCGCGTGACTTCCAGGGTATTGGCCCACGGGAGTTTCTCGACGATGAGCATCAACCCAGGACCGTCGTTGATGACTGCGTCGCCGTTCAGTAGCTGATGGTCTCGAACGAGTTCTGCAACTTCACCCAGTTGGAGTGTTTCACCTGTCGTCGTCTGAACCGGAATAGAGGCAAGATCATCAGCTGTGATGATCGGAGCCAAATGCCTAACGCTGAGGCGTTGATCCTCCGACTCGATCCATCCACCCTTGCCGATGATGTGACCCTCGGAATACCGAAAGAGCCCAGCCGCAAGCGCATCCGATGTGCTGGTGGATACGCTTTCAAGCGTTACCTGGTTCTCGCGGAGCCGTTCGGGGTCTACCTGCACCTGCAGCATCTCCAGACGCTCGCCCCAGATAGGCACATTGGCAACGCCCGGAACCTGAAGGAGGCGTGTGCGAATAGTCCAGTAAGAGACCATCGACATATCGATCAGATCGAGCTCCGGGTCGACCGAGGTCAAGCCAATCTTCATCACGCGGCTCGTGGATGAGAGTGGCTGGATCAACACCGGCGGAGATGCCCAGGTCGGCAGAGTTGGTCCGACGACCGCTATACGTTCGTTCACCAACTGGCGAGCGTCCAGCAAGTCGGTGCCACGCTCGAAGATCATCAGGATCGAGGAGAGTTGCTCCACCGAGTTCGACCGGATCTCGTCGAGACCAGGTATGCCGGCGAGCGATTGCTCGAGAGGGATGGTGACCAGCGCCTCGACCTCCGAGGCGGACAACCCGAGCGAAGGTGTCTGCACCTCGACACGCGGCGGGGCGAACTCGGGGAACACATCGATCTGTGTGTTCTGCAGTTGTTGCACTCCGAAGAACATGAGCCCGGAGGCAAAGGTCATGACTATGAACCGGTACTTCAAGCTCGAGCCAACAATCCAAC contains:
- a CDS encoding efflux RND transporter permease subunit, with the protein product MLRWIVGSSLKYRFIVMTFASGLMFFGVQQLQNTQIDVFPEFAPPRVEVQTPSLGLSASEVEALVTIPLEQSLAGIPGLDEIRSNSVEQLSSILMIFERGTDLLDARQLVNERIAVVGPTLPTWASPPVLIQPLSSTSRVMKIGLTSVDPELDLIDMSMVSYWTIRTRLLQVPGVANVPIWGERLEMLQVQVDPERLRENQVTLESVSTSTSDALAAGLFRYSEGHIIGKGGWIESEDQRLSVRHLAPIITADDLASIPVQTTTGETLQLGEVAELVRDHQLLNGDAVINDGPGLMLIVEKLPWANTLEVTRGVEEALAQLEPGLPGIEIDAEIFRPATFIEESIKNLSTAILFGAVLMILMLSLFLYEWRTALISVVAIPLSLVAAGLVLHLRGATINTMILAGMVIALGDIVDDAIIDIENVVRRLREHRAQGGTRSTARVILDASIEVRSAIVYATLLEIVAVAPIFMLEGLSGAFFRPLVTSYALALLASMVVALTLTPALSLVFFRNPESLRHRESPFVPFLKKLYVNSLRPLVANPRGAYATVATVTMVGVALVPLLGQSLLPSFKERDFLMHWLTKPGTGQIEMVRITEEVNRELLSIPGVRNAGSHIGQALLMDEVVGIDFGENWVSVDPAVDYDETLAKIQETVDGYPGLYRDVQTYLKERIREVLTGSSEPITIRVFGPDLQVLRDTAAEVNEILGGIAGVKENHVSFQEDIPQIRVEVDLEAAKAYGIKPGDVRRAAARLISGEEAGDVFWQGKAYDVQVWSTPETRQSLTDVRNLLLDTPSGQYVLLSDVAKVGIAAVPNKIHHQDLSRSIDIGANLDGTRDLGSVVDDLEDELESFQWPIEYRAELLGEFSERQDASRRMMTTAVIAAVGVFLLLYASYGSGRLALLSFLTLPIALVGGVIAAYMAGGVISLGSLVGFFTVLGIVARNGIMLISHYQHLEREEGVEFGVGLILQGASERFVPIIMTVLTTGLALIPLIVSGNIPGQEVEYPMAIVILGGLITATLLNLFVVPSLYLRFAKSAARVGDAGTVVPEATI